Proteins encoded within one genomic window of Jiangella mangrovi:
- a CDS encoding sugar ABC transporter substrate-binding protein encodes MAALLTLDDADNMVASRMRTWFVYGNRRVWVSFRAEPRQGRVARPMSERTSHHQRRTVTSMLRSTRSLVALTGATLIALGLGACQAADQASEVEESQTPVSAPSAAPSVDAFQADGFTIGIANYSLATPYLAALNTAMEERAAEVGITAISTDAGGDSAQLAADVTGLLAQEVDGIIVSGGDLVNAPGVSLAMKDSQVSLVFVDRLFDSGFYNAWVGPDYATVGWDSCDYIGSALGGRGKVATIKGGSATHPIGLLLDESFARCFAETLPEMSVVDSGEFGDWTEAGGERVMNSLLASHGDIVAVFCQNDAMCLGAQKAAADAGRSEEMIFVGVGGTRRAFEAIMDGSSFNATSLVDPDEIGVQGVNLMATIFRREDFARNSFVPSPLVRSGNATEYLDATSDY; translated from the coding sequence ATGGCCGCCCTCTTGACGCTGGACGATGCCGACAATATGGTGGCGTCGCGTATGAGAACGTGGTTCGTATATGGGAACAGGCGAGTATGGGTCTCGTTCCGGGCGGAGCCGCGCCAGGGCCGGGTGGCCCGCCCGATGTCAGAACGCACTTCCCATCACCAGAGAAGGACAGTGACGTCCATGCTGCGGTCGACTCGATCCCTTGTGGCACTGACAGGCGCGACCCTGATCGCACTCGGCCTCGGGGCCTGCCAAGCTGCCGATCAGGCGTCGGAGGTCGAGGAGTCGCAGACGCCGGTCAGCGCGCCCTCGGCCGCCCCGTCCGTCGATGCCTTCCAGGCCGACGGCTTCACGATCGGCATCGCCAACTACTCACTGGCGACTCCCTACCTGGCCGCCTTGAACACGGCCATGGAGGAGCGGGCGGCCGAGGTCGGCATCACCGCCATCAGCACGGACGCGGGCGGCGACTCCGCCCAGCTCGCCGCCGACGTCACCGGCCTGCTGGCCCAGGAGGTCGACGGCATCATCGTCTCGGGCGGTGACCTGGTCAACGCTCCGGGCGTGTCCCTGGCGATGAAGGACTCGCAGGTCTCGCTCGTCTTCGTCGACCGCCTCTTCGACTCCGGCTTCTACAACGCGTGGGTCGGGCCGGACTACGCGACGGTCGGCTGGGACTCGTGCGACTACATCGGCAGCGCGCTCGGCGGCAGGGGCAAGGTCGCCACCATCAAGGGCGGCTCGGCCACTCATCCGATCGGGCTGCTCCTGGACGAGAGCTTCGCGCGATGCTTCGCCGAGACCCTGCCCGAGATGTCGGTGGTCGACTCCGGTGAGTTCGGCGACTGGACCGAGGCGGGCGGCGAGCGTGTCATGAACTCGCTCCTGGCGAGTCACGGCGACATCGTGGCCGTGTTCTGCCAGAACGACGCCATGTGCCTGGGGGCGCAGAAGGCCGCGGCCGACGCGGGACGCTCCGAGGAGATGATCTTCGTCGGCGTGGGCGGAACCCGGCGGGCGTTCGAGGCCATCATGGACGGCTCCAGCTTCAACGCCACGTCCCTGGTCGACCCCGATGAGATCGGCGTCCAGGGCGTCAACCTGATGGCGACCATCTTCAGGCGCGAGGACTTCGCCAGGAACTCCTTCGTGCCTTCGCCGCTGGTCCGGTCGGGAAACGCGACCGAGTACCTCGACGCGACCAGCGATTACTGA
- a CDS encoding ATP-binding cassette domain-containing protein: MTLRIRGVRKSFGPVEVLHGIDLEAGKGEVLAVVGANGAGKSTLIKILAGAQPASEGELWLDGDRLDLRSPHDAHEAGIRTVYQELTLVPELTVTENLLIGSLPKRAGLIDWAAAHRRAQALLDELGFGAVKATTKAGRLSVARQQMVEIAKALVSEPKVLVLDEPSAVLAGGDLDSLFALIRRLQERGVIVIYISHRLAEVAALANSIVVIRDGTVVATTTPAETDESELIALMAGRRLERIYPDRRPAAGDTVLAVHGLSRDGEFSDVSFELRAGEIVGLFGLVGAGRSELAHCLFGDTRPDGGSVRLDGADLRPSGPGAAIRSGLALVTEDRKRTGIVASMTVRDNIAMATMRASMRGPLIDRPAQGARVAGMVERFDIRPAHSAGMRIDRLSGGNQQKAILAKWLLAGPRVLILDEPTRGVDMATRVDIYRTVDELARAGCTVLLISSDLTEVIGATDRVLVMHEGRIAGELDSAGATEDQVLARSIGEAA; the protein is encoded by the coding sequence GTGACGCTCCGGATCCGCGGTGTCCGCAAGTCCTTCGGGCCGGTCGAGGTCCTGCACGGCATCGACCTCGAGGCCGGGAAGGGCGAGGTGCTCGCCGTCGTCGGGGCCAACGGCGCCGGCAAGTCGACGCTGATCAAGATCCTGGCCGGCGCCCAGCCGGCGTCCGAGGGCGAGCTGTGGCTCGACGGCGACCGCCTCGACCTGCGCTCGCCGCACGACGCGCACGAGGCCGGCATCCGCACCGTCTACCAGGAGCTCACGCTGGTGCCGGAGCTGACGGTCACGGAGAACCTGCTGATCGGCAGCCTGCCGAAGCGGGCCGGGCTGATCGACTGGGCCGCCGCGCACCGGCGGGCGCAGGCGCTGCTCGACGAGCTCGGCTTTGGCGCGGTGAAGGCGACGACGAAGGCGGGCCGGCTCAGCGTCGCCCGCCAGCAGATGGTCGAGATCGCGAAGGCGCTGGTCAGTGAGCCGAAGGTGCTGGTGCTCGACGAGCCTTCGGCGGTCCTGGCCGGCGGCGACCTCGACTCGCTGTTCGCGCTGATCCGCCGGCTGCAGGAGCGCGGCGTCATCGTCATCTACATCTCGCACCGGCTGGCCGAGGTGGCGGCGCTGGCGAACTCGATCGTCGTCATCCGCGACGGCACCGTCGTCGCCACGACCACCCCGGCCGAGACCGACGAGTCCGAGCTGATCGCGCTCATGGCCGGTCGACGGCTCGAGCGCATCTACCCCGACCGCCGCCCGGCTGCCGGCGACACCGTCCTCGCGGTGCACGGACTGAGCCGCGACGGCGAGTTCAGCGACGTCAGCTTCGAGCTGCGGGCCGGCGAGATCGTCGGGCTGTTCGGCCTGGTCGGCGCCGGGCGCAGCGAGCTGGCGCACTGCCTGTTCGGCGACACTCGGCCCGACGGCGGCAGCGTGCGGCTGGACGGCGCGGACCTGCGGCCCTCCGGACCCGGCGCGGCCATTCGCTCCGGCTTGGCGCTGGTGACCGAGGACCGCAAGCGCACCGGCATCGTCGCGTCGATGACCGTCCGCGACAACATCGCGATGGCCACCATGCGGGCATCGATGCGCGGACCGCTCATCGACCGCCCGGCGCAGGGGGCTCGCGTCGCAGGCATGGTCGAGCGCTTCGACATCCGCCCCGCGCACAGCGCCGGCATGCGCATCGACCGGCTCAGCGGCGGCAACCAGCAGAAGGCGATCCTCGCGAAGTGGCTGCTGGCCGGGCCGCGGGTGCTCATCCTCGACGAGCCCACCCGCGGTGTCGACATGGCCACCCGCGTCGACATCTACCGCACCGTCGACGAGCTGGCCCGGGCCGGCTGCACGGTCCTGCTGATCTCGTCGGACCTGACGGAGGTCATCGGCGCGACCGACCGGGTGCTCGTCATGCACGAGGGGCGGATCGCCGGCGAGCTGGACTCGGCCGGCGCCACGGAGGACCAGGTGCTCGCGCGTTCGATCGGAGAGGCAGCATGA
- a CDS encoding aldehyde dehydrogenase family protein, translating into MPEQAAYTDVTNPGTGEVLGRLPLMTAAEVDAVIANAAAGQAAMAALPAHARAALLLDVAARLEAERDSLAALLAAENGKPIEQTEGEVDAAVRIFRGSAGEATRLFGTQYPLDAVPGLEHHLAVTVREPLGVVAAIVPFNYPVELYAHKAAGALAAGNAVVVQPPLRCPLSLLRVHELFAEAGAPEFAHQLVTGGVPVSQQLADHPGIAAIGLTGSTVAGREIGRRGAGTFKKVLLELGGNDALIVCADADLDAATDAVVLGRLARGNGQICCAVKRVYVDASVHDEFVESLTAKAAALTVGDQLQRTTEVGPLIAESAAQAVEGAVKQLIDDGARLTVGGVRDGAFYTPAVLTDVPASSPALAEEIFGPVAPVVGFTDPAEAVAMANASPYGLQAAVFTRDVSRAFGIAKQLDVGGVVINGSTALRAENLPFGGTKDTGGHREGYHHTVRDLTREKTVIVMEAFG; encoded by the coding sequence ATGCCTGAACAAGCGGCGTACACCGACGTGACCAACCCCGGCACCGGGGAGGTGCTCGGCCGGCTGCCCCTCATGACGGCCGCCGAGGTCGACGCGGTCATCGCGAACGCCGCGGCCGGGCAGGCCGCCATGGCCGCTCTTCCCGCGCACGCCCGCGCCGCGCTGCTGCTCGACGTCGCCGCCCGCCTCGAGGCCGAGCGCGACTCGCTGGCCGCCCTGCTGGCCGCCGAGAACGGCAAGCCGATCGAGCAGACCGAGGGCGAGGTCGACGCGGCCGTCCGCATCTTCCGCGGCAGCGCCGGCGAGGCCACGCGGCTGTTCGGCACCCAGTACCCGCTCGACGCCGTGCCCGGGCTGGAGCACCACCTCGCGGTCACCGTCCGCGAGCCGCTCGGCGTCGTCGCCGCGATCGTCCCGTTCAACTACCCCGTCGAGCTCTACGCGCACAAGGCGGCCGGGGCGCTGGCCGCGGGCAACGCCGTCGTCGTCCAGCCGCCGCTGCGCTGCCCGCTCTCGCTGCTGCGCGTGCACGAGCTGTTCGCCGAGGCCGGCGCGCCGGAGTTCGCGCACCAGCTGGTCACCGGCGGCGTCCCGGTCTCGCAGCAGCTCGCCGACCACCCCGGCATCGCCGCCATCGGCCTCACCGGCAGCACCGTCGCCGGCCGCGAGATCGGCCGCCGGGGCGCCGGCACCTTCAAGAAGGTGCTGCTCGAGCTGGGCGGCAACGACGCGCTCATCGTCTGCGCCGACGCCGACCTCGACGCCGCCACCGACGCCGTCGTGCTCGGCCGGCTCGCCCGCGGCAACGGCCAGATCTGCTGTGCGGTGAAGCGCGTCTACGTCGACGCGTCGGTGCACGACGAGTTCGTCGAGTCGCTGACCGCGAAGGCCGCCGCGCTCACCGTCGGCGACCAGCTGCAGCGCACGACCGAGGTCGGCCCGCTCATCGCCGAGTCCGCGGCACAGGCCGTCGAGGGCGCCGTCAAGCAGCTCATCGACGACGGCGCCCGGCTCACGGTGGGCGGCGTGCGCGACGGCGCGTTCTACACCCCCGCCGTGCTCACCGACGTGCCGGCGAGCAGCCCGGCGCTGGCCGAGGAGATCTTCGGCCCGGTCGCGCCGGTCGTGGGGTTCACCGACCCGGCCGAGGCGGTCGCCATGGCCAACGCCTCGCCGTACGGCCTGCAGGCGGCCGTCTTCACCCGCGACGTCTCGCGCGCGTTCGGCATCGCCAAGCAGCTCGACGTCGGCGGCGTGGTCATCAACGGCTCGACGGCGCTGCGCGCCGAGAATCTGCCGTTCGGCGGCACCAAGGACACCGGCGGCCACCGCGAGGGCTACCACCACACCGTCCGCGACCTGACCCGCGAGAAGACGGTGATCGTGATGGAGGCGTTCGGGTGA
- a CDS encoding ABC transporter permease codes for MTSQTAPPPVEDDRRTSRRQLPRLVVGGRDVTSGVGFVVALVLLVVLAAVTTENFLTEQNLTNLLRQMVTVGLLAYGMLVVILTAGIDLSVGSVVAFSGIVSAGLVADLPIPLALTVGVLAGVGFGLVNGLLIAGFDLAPFVVTLAALTTIRGLAFVYSEVPIAPEDPGFFTLGTALAGPIPVPTLIMVGVFLVGGIFLTRTPAGRAIVAIGGNRETVRLAGISVKKHLVLAYTISGTCAGLAGVILASRVGIAQPSVGVAFELDAIAACVIGGASLAGGRGSVRATLGGVLVLSLINNLLNLHGVQSFWQQVLKGLIIIAVIIVQRRSMGERA; via the coding sequence ATGACATCCCAGACCGCACCACCGCCCGTCGAGGACGACCGCCGGACCTCCCGGCGGCAGCTGCCTCGGCTCGTGGTCGGCGGCCGCGACGTCACCAGCGGCGTCGGTTTCGTCGTCGCTCTGGTGCTGCTGGTGGTCCTGGCCGCCGTCACCACCGAGAACTTCCTGACCGAGCAGAACCTCACCAACCTGCTGCGGCAGATGGTGACGGTCGGCCTGCTCGCCTACGGGATGCTCGTCGTCATCCTCACCGCCGGCATCGACCTCTCGGTCGGCTCGGTGGTCGCGTTCTCCGGCATCGTCAGCGCCGGGCTGGTCGCCGACCTGCCCATCCCGCTGGCGCTCACCGTCGGCGTGCTCGCCGGCGTGGGCTTCGGCCTCGTCAACGGGTTGCTGATCGCCGGGTTCGACCTCGCGCCGTTCGTCGTCACGCTGGCCGCGCTCACCACCATCCGCGGCCTGGCGTTCGTGTACTCCGAAGTGCCGATCGCACCGGAGGACCCGGGCTTCTTCACCCTCGGCACGGCGCTGGCCGGGCCGATCCCGGTGCCCACGCTGATCATGGTCGGCGTGTTCCTGGTCGGCGGGATCTTCCTGACCCGCACCCCGGCCGGTCGAGCCATCGTCGCCATCGGCGGCAACCGCGAGACCGTGCGGCTGGCCGGCATCAGCGTCAAGAAGCACCTGGTGCTGGCCTACACCATCAGCGGCACCTGCGCCGGCCTCGCGGGCGTGATCCTCGCCAGCCGGGTCGGCATCGCGCAGCCCAGCGTCGGTGTCGCGTTCGAGCTCGATGCGATCGCCGCCTGCGTCATCGGCGGCGCCAGCCTCGCGGGCGGACGGGGGTCCGTGCGGGCGACGCTCGGCGGCGTCCTCGTCCTCTCACTGATCAACAACCTGCTGAACCTGCACGGCGTCCAGAGCTTCTGGCAGCAGGTCCTCAAGGGCTTGATCATCATCGCCGTGATCATCGTCCAGCGCCGCTCGATGGGCGAGCGCGCCTGA
- a CDS encoding FKBP-type peptidyl-prolyl cis-trans isomerase, producing MRRTTLFTAACVTLAGVLLTGCSGEDGGGDSSAVPSALPSIDAEADAAALATVTQTAQPGTAPVVDFTPPLSVTGPVARVVQPGAGAVIEVNRAVVADVVTVDGSDGTEEGNTYDAAPQILMTDEANMPAALLDVLVGAQVGARVLLAAPVAEDRTTLWAFEIESVLDVPAQAEGTEARLQPGLPLVDHADSGTTDVQMPVIVPSDGPPPEELVVQPLLVGAGAPVTADSSLVVQVTGALWDGTQFQNTWEEGAGKPIVLSGAIEGWRQGLVGQTIGSRVMLVVPPELAYGDEGRGDLIPAGSTLVYVIDILAGI from the coding sequence ATGCGCCGAACCACCTTGTTCACCGCCGCCTGCGTGACCCTGGCCGGCGTCCTGCTCACCGGGTGTTCCGGGGAGGACGGCGGGGGCGACTCGTCGGCCGTCCCGTCGGCGCTCCCGTCGATCGACGCGGAGGCGGACGCGGCGGCGCTGGCCACGGTGACACAGACGGCGCAACCCGGCACCGCGCCGGTGGTGGACTTCACCCCGCCCCTCAGCGTCACCGGGCCCGTCGCCCGGGTCGTGCAGCCGGGTGCGGGCGCGGTCATCGAGGTGAACCGCGCCGTGGTGGCCGACGTCGTGACCGTCGACGGCTCCGACGGGACCGAGGAGGGCAACACCTATGACGCCGCTCCGCAGATCCTGATGACCGACGAGGCCAACATGCCGGCCGCCCTGCTGGACGTGCTGGTCGGCGCCCAGGTGGGTGCCCGGGTCCTGCTGGCCGCGCCGGTGGCCGAGGACCGGACGACGCTGTGGGCGTTCGAGATCGAGTCCGTGCTGGACGTCCCCGCCCAGGCCGAGGGCACCGAGGCGAGACTGCAACCCGGACTGCCGCTCGTCGACCACGCCGACAGCGGCACGACCGACGTCCAGATGCCGGTGATCGTTCCCTCCGACGGCCCGCCGCCGGAGGAGCTGGTCGTCCAGCCGCTGCTCGTCGGGGCCGGTGCGCCGGTCACGGCCGACTCCAGCCTGGTCGTCCAGGTCACCGGCGCGCTCTGGGACGGCACCCAGTTCCAGAACACCTGGGAGGAGGGCGCCGGGAAGCCCATCGTCCTCAGCGGTGCCATCGAGGGCTGGCGGCAGGGGCTGGTGGGCCAGACCATCGGCAGCCGGGTGATGCTGGTCGTGCCGCCCGAGCTGGCCTACGGGGACGAGGGCCGGGGGGACCTCATCCCCGCCGGGTCGACCCTCGTGTACGTCATCGACATCTTGGCCGGGATCTAG
- a CDS encoding FKBP-type peptidyl-prolyl cis-trans isomerase has product MRRRGSVTAACAALTVLLLVGCSGEDQADPAADDQPATTDPSAPAEPSPPGPPASAPPADHEADVAALEGVTLTGNPGTMPFFNVEPPLALTGEVARVADVGTGPAVEAGDAVAVHVASFNPQTETIEASSYEQGPELLVAEPGGLPEELLGAMVGAPVGSRVLFGAPVDGLTTIYSFEILGTGPVFEQAEGTAVTPQSGLPVLTFAADGTPAMAPAEGDPPGELVVQPLITGTGDPVTADSWLVVNYSTWLWDGTEVVSTWKDGQTTVMRLSDAIVGWQEGLAGQPIGSRVQLVVPPGKAFGAEATDRVPANSTVVVVVDILAGM; this is encoded by the coding sequence ATGCGACGACGCGGCTCCGTCACCGCGGCCTGCGCGGCCCTGACCGTTCTCCTGCTGGTGGGGTGTTCCGGGGAGGATCAGGCTGACCCGGCCGCCGACGACCAGCCGGCGACCACCGATCCGTCCGCGCCGGCCGAGCCGTCCCCGCCCGGCCCGCCGGCGTCGGCTCCTCCCGCCGACCACGAGGCCGACGTCGCGGCACTCGAGGGCGTCACGCTGACCGGGAACCCGGGCACCATGCCGTTCTTCAACGTCGAGCCGCCGCTCGCCCTGACCGGAGAGGTCGCCCGGGTGGCCGACGTCGGCACGGGCCCGGCCGTCGAGGCGGGTGACGCCGTGGCGGTCCACGTCGCGTCCTTCAACCCCCAGACCGAGACCATCGAGGCCAGTTCCTACGAGCAGGGCCCCGAGCTGCTCGTGGCCGAACCGGGCGGCCTGCCGGAGGAGCTGCTCGGGGCGATGGTGGGCGCGCCCGTCGGCTCCCGGGTCCTGTTCGGCGCTCCGGTCGACGGCCTGACCACGATCTACTCGTTCGAGATCCTCGGGACCGGACCCGTCTTCGAGCAGGCCGAGGGCACGGCGGTGACACCGCAGTCCGGCCTGCCGGTCCTCACCTTCGCCGCCGACGGCACGCCGGCGATGGCGCCGGCCGAGGGCGATCCGCCGGGCGAGCTGGTGGTGCAGCCGCTGATCACGGGCACGGGCGACCCCGTCACCGCGGACTCCTGGCTGGTCGTGAACTACAGCACCTGGCTGTGGGACGGCACCGAGGTGGTCTCGACCTGGAAGGACGGCCAGACGACGGTCATGCGGCTGTCCGACGCGATCGTCGGCTGGCAGGAGGGGCTGGCGGGGCAGCCGATCGGCAGCCGGGTGCAGCTCGTGGTTCCCCCTGGCAAGGCCTTCGGCGCC